One genomic segment of Hippoglossus hippoglossus isolate fHipHip1 chromosome 22, fHipHip1.pri, whole genome shotgun sequence includes these proteins:
- the eapp gene encoding E2F-associated phosphoprotein, whose translation MNEVKKPQEFDSYEIEEPSDEEGAASSSEDELEVLLNGTPEQKKKLIREYLTGESESSSGDEFEKEMEAELSSTIKTLEGTWGPSTEAQTLENGGGAGPGLPNPQTYDNVYFDSDSEEEDKPSSSTGQRRRQRVILTNDELLYDPDEDDRDQAWVDARRRRYNSRKRPAGAKQSRQTQSLPSSDAILNCPACMTMLCLDCQRHEKYRTQYRAMFVMNCTVKKDEVLRYNTQQERKQGGRKRRRGQKTETPANEAPDPSPAGMDGDEVYRPVQCAECSTEVAVFDKEEVYHFFNILASHC comes from the exons ATGAACGAAGTGAAGAAACCGCAGGAGTTTGACTCGTATGAGATCGAGGAGCCCAGTGACGAGGAGGGCGCCGCCAGCAG TTCAGAGGACGAGCTGGAGGTGCTGCTGAACGGGACTccggagcagaagaagaagctgatcAGAGAGTACCTGACGGGGGAGAGCGAGTCGTCCAGCGGGGATGAGTTCGAGAAGGAGATGGAGGCCGAGCTCAGCTCCACCATCAAGACCTTGGAGGGGACCTGGGGACCATCGACAGAAG CACAAACCCTTGAAAACGGAGGAGGAGCCGGACCTGGACTCCCTAATCCTCAGACGTACGATAATGTCTACTTCGACTCTGACTCCGAAGAAGAGGACAAACCAA GCAGCTCCACAGGCCAGAGGCGGAGACAGCGGGTCATACTGACCAATGACGAGCTGCTGTATGACCCCGACGAGGACGACAGAGACCAGGCCTGGGTGGACGCCAGGAGAAGAAG ATACAATAGCAGAAAACGACCAGCAGGCGCGAAGCAGTCTCGTCAGACGCAGAGTTTACCCAGCAGTGACGCCATCCTCAACTGTCCCGCCTGCATGACGATGCTCTGTCTGGACTGTCAGAG GCATGAAAAGTACCGGACGCAGTATCGAGCCATGTTCGTCATGAACTGCACGGTGAAGAAGGACGAGGTGCTGCGATACAATACTcagcaggagaggaagcagggaggcaggaagaggaggcggggccagaaaacagaaacacctgCAAACGAGGCTCCTGACCCGTCGCCGGCAGGGATGGACGGCGATGAAGTTTACCGCCCGGTGCAGTGCGCCGAGTGCTCCACAGAGGTGGCCGTGTTCGATAAGGAGGAGGTGTACCACTTCTTCAACATCCTGGCCAGCCACTGCTGA
- the sptssa gene encoding serine palmitoyltransferase small subunit A, which yields MALGDCWKQLSWFYYQYLLVTALYMLEPWERTVFNSLLVSVAGMAVYTGYVFMPQHIMAILHYFEVIQ from the exons ATGGCTCTGGGGGACTGTTGGAAACAGCTGTCCTGGTTTTATTACCAGTATCTGCTGGTGACCGCGCTCTACATGCTGGAGCCCTGGGAGCGGACGGTGTTCA actcccTGCTCGTCTCCGTGGCCGGCATGGCTGTTTACACCGGCTACGTCTTCATGCCTCAGCACATCATGGCCATCCTGCACTACTTCGAGGTCATCCAATGA